A single region of the Puniceicoccales bacterium genome encodes:
- a CDS encoding ATP-dependent helicase: MAIDFQKELNEQQYFAVTSRSKSTLILAGAGTGKTRTLTYRVAWLLEHGIPPDNILLLTFTNKAAKEMLARVESITGFASDNFYGGTFHHLGQKILRRHSDRLGISPNFAILDESDSLSLFSECVKETDREFLKNKSNPSPRLMLEILSYSINTLGSIAQVVEQKYPYFDHLTAVITEVSSAYQKKKSEQNVLDYDDLLRHFLNLLRKNDDILSFYSHRFSNILVDEYQDTNEIQMQIIDTLALDHQIFAVGDDAQCIYTWRGANIKNILEFADRHPDTNILKIEKNYRSTPQILLLANEIHVSERTGYGKTLTAARPKGKLPFLVKIPDARQQANFIIKRISGLKQEGYKLSDLAVIYRAHYHSMELQMELTRYGIPYNITSGIRFFEQIHIKDMLALLRFANNPADSRAFVKILCRLPKFGEKTAEKLFNWLHSYANLNNRHPVNCLEDKPLVAKIPTAALEYWWPLARSLKKIHAGIKYLNADKDNSEVTDLFEYAAQRDTTQILANSVGDLITLALDEEYLSYLQKNFNNSGSRQDDLESFANFARKFNDTTTFLNQIALMQSETTEINSASNEDQLRLTTVHQAKGLEFPVVFIISLTENNFPLKRAIDEGNVTEERRLFYVAVTRAKDELYMCYPYQSQQVNKNIMFALPLQKSRFIDEISENLYETISFGMNRPISFRRPY; the protein is encoded by the coding sequence ATGGCAATAGACTTCCAAAAAGAATTGAATGAACAGCAGTATTTTGCCGTTACCTCCCGGTCAAAATCCACGTTGATTCTCGCCGGAGCTGGCACTGGCAAAACCAGAACTCTCACATACAGAGTGGCTTGGCTACTGGAACACGGCATACCACCGGATAACATTTTACTATTGACATTTACAAATAAAGCCGCCAAAGAAATGCTGGCCAGGGTTGAGTCGATCACCGGGTTCGCCAGCGACAATTTTTACGGTGGCACGTTCCATCACCTGGGACAAAAAATCCTACGAAGACATTCGGATAGACTTGGAATATCACCAAATTTCGCTATTTTGGACGAGAGCGATTCGCTGTCGCTGTTCTCGGAATGCGTCAAAGAAACTGATCGCGAATTTCTTAAAAATAAAAGCAATCCAAGCCCAAGACTAATGCTCGAAATTCTAAGTTACTCAATCAACACCTTAGGTTCGATAGCCCAGGTTGTGGAACAAAAGTACCCCTATTTTGATCACCTAACTGCCGTTATAACAGAGGTTTCCAGTGCATATCAGAAAAAAAAATCCGAACAAAACGTGTTGGACTACGACGATCTGCTACGGCATTTCCTGAATTTACTACGAAAAAATGATGACATTTTGTCATTCTATAGTCATAGGTTCAGCAATATTCTAGTAGATGAATACCAGGACACAAACGAGATTCAAATGCAGATCATAGATACATTAGCCCTTGATCATCAAATATTTGCAGTCGGTGACGATGCCCAGTGCATATACACCTGGCGTGGAGCAAATATAAAAAATATCCTGGAATTTGCTGATCGTCACCCGGATACAAACATCTTGAAAATTGAAAAAAATTACCGAAGCACACCACAGATCCTATTGCTAGCCAACGAAATACATGTTTCTGAAAGAACCGGCTATGGGAAAACACTCACAGCCGCAAGGCCCAAAGGCAAATTGCCATTTCTTGTAAAAATACCCGATGCAAGACAACAGGCAAACTTCATAATAAAACGCATAAGTGGATTAAAACAAGAGGGTTATAAGCTGAGCGACCTGGCCGTGATCTACAGAGCCCACTACCACTCCATGGAACTCCAGATGGAACTGACCAGATACGGCATCCCCTATAATATTACCAGCGGCATCAGATTTTTCGAGCAAATACATATAAAAGACATGCTCGCGCTGCTCAGATTCGCTAACAACCCTGCGGATTCTCGGGCATTTGTGAAAATTTTGTGCCGACTTCCAAAATTTGGCGAAAAAACTGCAGAAAAATTGTTTAATTGGTTGCATTCCTACGCGAATTTAAATAATAGACACCCCGTCAATTGCCTAGAAGATAAGCCACTGGTGGCAAAAATTCCAACCGCCGCACTGGAGTACTGGTGGCCGCTGGCACGCAGCCTAAAAAAAATCCATGCTGGTATCAAATATCTGAATGCTGATAAGGATAATTCCGAAGTAACCGATCTGTTCGAGTATGCAGCTCAAAGAGATACAACACAAATACTGGCAAATTCCGTCGGTGATCTCATAACCCTGGCCCTGGACGAGGAATATCTTTCGTATTTGCAGAAAAATTTTAACAACAGCGGCTCGCGGCAAGATGACCTGGAATCGTTTGCAAATTTCGCGCGCAAATTCAATGATACAACGACTTTTCTCAATCAAATTGCGCTCATGCAATCGGAAACAACCGAAATAAACAGTGCCTCGAACGAGGATCAGCTGCGATTGACCACCGTCCACCAAGCCAAAGGGTTAGAGTTTCCGGTGGTTTTCATTATCAGCTTGACTGAAAACAACTTCCCACTCAAGCGCGCCATCGACGAAGGAAATGTTACCGAAGAACGTAGGCTATTCTATGTGGCAGTAACCAGAGCTAAGGATGAGCTGTACATGTGCTATCCATATCAATCACAACAAGTTAACAAAAATATAATGTTCGCATTGCCTCTGCAAAAAAGCAGATTTATCGACGAAATATCTGAAAACCTTTACGAAACCATTTCGTTCGGAATGAATCGACCCATAAGCTTTCGCAGGCCATATTAA
- a CDS encoding UDP-N-acetylmuramoyl-L-alanyl-D-glutamate--2,6-diaminopimelate ligase produces MRKISELFFGLKCKFLGNSEVYIDNLSDDSRSVTRTSAFFAVAGTNLDGNSFIPDVIDRGCVVIVTEHLYCQVDGITFVLVDDIRTSMAVVAKRFFGAPDEFLYIYCVTGTNGKTSITYLIEHLEDRKTAILGTVGYKVGAEEMVASNTTPGSIGLFGLLDCAGRNGCEVVAMEASSHGLHQKRTYGLAVDRAIFSNLTDDHLEYHGGIDNYFQAKEILFSGANGSRPDLAVVNVDDSFGKILAKKLRNIKELRRLDNRGVVSYGMTYPADFQAVEVFSTLDSTSFTLNAFGKSYHCELPLIGKHNVLNALAAIAAMGDENNIAYLVEKIRNFPGIPGRLQRVHSNIGISVFIDYAHTEDALVNVLSTLKPLTRNRLIVVFGCGGGRDRCKRPKMTSAALKLGDVVIATSDNPRNEAISDIFFDMKNGVRDLERVLFIESRAEAIYQAISVAVEGDTVLIAGKGHEKFQQFFDKKIHFDDLEVAVNALNEI; encoded by the coding sequence ATGAGAAAGATTTCTGAATTATTTTTTGGGTTGAAATGTAAGTTCTTGGGGAATTCCGAGGTTTATATTGATAACCTCAGCGATGACAGCCGGTCTGTGACCAGAACAAGTGCGTTTTTTGCTGTGGCTGGAACCAACTTGGATGGAAATTCATTTATTCCTGATGTTATAGATCGTGGATGTGTTGTAATTGTAACGGAACATCTTTATTGTCAAGTAGATGGAATTACATTTGTGCTGGTTGATGATATTAGAACTAGCATGGCCGTGGTGGCGAAAAGGTTCTTTGGTGCGCCGGATGAATTTCTGTACATCTATTGCGTAACAGGCACTAATGGAAAGACTTCTATTACCTATCTCATCGAACATTTGGAAGATAGGAAAACGGCCATTCTTGGGACCGTTGGCTATAAGGTTGGTGCTGAGGAAATGGTGGCGTCGAACACTACGCCTGGCTCCATCGGTCTGTTTGGTTTGCTTGATTGTGCTGGGCGTAATGGTTGCGAAGTTGTTGCGATGGAAGCAAGTTCTCATGGGTTGCATCAGAAAAGGACCTATGGATTGGCTGTGGACAGAGCAATATTTAGTAATTTAACGGATGACCATTTGGAGTACCATGGTGGCATCGATAACTACTTCCAAGCTAAGGAGATACTGTTTTCTGGTGCGAATGGTTCCAGGCCTGACCTGGCCGTGGTAAATGTTGATGACAGTTTTGGCAAAATTTTGGCAAAAAAGCTTAGAAACATTAAAGAACTTAGAAGACTAGATAATCGCGGTGTTGTTAGCTATGGAATGACTTATCCAGCTGATTTTCAGGCGGTTGAAGTTTTTAGCACCCTGGACTCAACGTCATTTACTCTTAACGCTTTTGGTAAATCCTATCACTGTGAACTGCCGTTGATCGGTAAGCATAACGTCCTGAATGCGTTAGCGGCTATAGCTGCCATGGGTGATGAAAATAATATCGCTTATCTTGTTGAAAAAATTAGAAATTTTCCCGGTATCCCGGGCAGACTGCAAAGAGTCCATAGCAATATTGGGATTTCGGTTTTCATCGATTATGCGCACACCGAAGATGCGTTGGTCAATGTGTTGTCGACTTTGAAGCCATTGACTAGGAATAGGTTAATAGTTGTTTTTGGCTGTGGCGGTGGCCGTGATAGGTGCAAGCGGCCAAAGATGACCAGCGCTGCGTTGAAGCTTGGAGATGTGGTGATTGCAACCTCAGATAATCCGAGGAATGAAGCCATTTCTGATATTTTTTTTGACATGAAAAATGGCGTCCGGGATCTGGAACGGGTGCTCTTTATCGAGTCCAGGGCCGAGGCAATATACCAGGCTATTAGTGTTGCTGTGGAAGGTGATACGGTTCTGATAGCCGGCAAAGGGCATGAAAAATTTCAGCAGTTTTTTGATAAAAAAATCCATTTTGATGACCTGGAGGTTGCTGTTAACGCCTTGAATGAGATATAG
- a CDS encoding rhomboid family intramembrane serine protease, with translation MSNWFILNTRKSATTWLFIAIACCYLIQTISKLLFGSTIFFKELSLSVASIKEWNLSPLLTYPFLHEGLLSLFFNTIALLLLGRAIEGQFGPKRLLAVFFTSSICGGLAWLCLHWRDSWFLSGSLVACLGLLSYFCSRNANKQATFFLFFVLPISLKPKHLLIGLLGIEILCMLIGEILNHRPVTNSANLGGMIGGMLCYLWFDGESKFTQAIEKQIVRIMKKQPKGTVAMQNDNYNVYITSQSAQKSEIDRILDKINESGFESLSNEERNTLNSAKQVMRK, from the coding sequence ATGAGCAATTGGTTCATACTTAACACCAGAAAAAGTGCCACAACATGGCTATTTATTGCCATCGCCTGCTGCTATCTGATCCAAACCATCTCAAAATTATTGTTTGGATCAACAATTTTTTTCAAAGAACTTTCATTGTCCGTGGCCAGCATAAAGGAATGGAATTTGTCCCCACTATTAACCTATCCATTTCTACATGAAGGACTTTTGAGTTTATTTTTCAACACCATCGCCCTATTATTACTTGGCAGGGCAATAGAAGGCCAATTTGGACCAAAACGCCTTCTTGCTGTGTTCTTTACATCATCCATCTGCGGCGGATTGGCCTGGCTTTGCCTGCATTGGCGCGACAGCTGGTTCCTTTCCGGCTCTCTGGTAGCTTGCCTTGGACTGCTAAGCTATTTTTGCTCCAGGAACGCAAATAAACAGGCCACATTTTTCCTCTTTTTTGTGTTGCCTATTTCACTTAAGCCGAAGCACTTATTGATCGGATTGCTGGGGATAGAAATCCTCTGCATGCTAATCGGGGAAATACTAAACCACAGACCAGTCACTAACTCAGCCAACCTCGGCGGTATGATCGGAGGCATGCTGTGTTACCTCTGGTTCGATGGCGAATCTAAATTCACACAAGCCATTGAGAAACAAATAGTTAGAATCATGAAGAAGCAGCCAAAAGGGACCGTAGCAATGCAAAACGACAACTACAATGTGTACATAACTAGCCAAAGTGCACAGAAAAGTGAAATCGATAGAATTTTGGACAAAATCAACGAATCGGGTTTCGAATCGCTGTCAAATGAAGAACGCAATACCCTGAACTCTGCCAAACAAGTTATGCGCAAATAA
- the lptB gene encoding LPS export ABC transporter ATP-binding protein, translating into MLQTVSIAKNYGGRSVVCGIDLLVQEGEIVGLLGPNGAGKTTTFYMIVGLVSVTSGSILLDEKEISKLPVHSRARLGVGYLPQEPSVFGKLTVADNIRIVMEFTSVKRNEIDDRLFCLLKDFGIAQLAKQKAYTLSGGERRRLEIARALVTKPRFLLLDEPFSGVDPISVTEVQDIILALKKRGVGVLITDHNVRETLAIVDRAYLVYDGKVLCEGERDKLLTDADSRRLYLGENFKM; encoded by the coding sequence ATGTTACAGACGGTATCGATAGCTAAAAATTATGGTGGCCGTTCGGTGGTTTGCGGCATAGATTTGCTTGTTCAGGAAGGCGAGATTGTTGGATTGTTAGGGCCTAATGGTGCTGGAAAGACGACGACGTTCTATATGATCGTTGGGCTGGTGAGCGTTACAAGTGGCAGTATATTGTTAGATGAGAAAGAGATAAGTAAACTGCCGGTGCACAGTAGGGCCAGGTTAGGAGTAGGCTATCTGCCCCAGGAACCTTCTGTTTTTGGCAAATTGACTGTGGCTGATAACATCAGGATTGTGATGGAGTTTACCAGTGTGAAGAGAAACGAGATTGATGACAGGCTGTTTTGTTTGCTGAAGGACTTTGGCATAGCGCAACTTGCAAAACAGAAAGCCTATACATTGAGCGGTGGCGAACGGAGGAGGCTGGAAATCGCCAGAGCTTTGGTCACAAAACCACGATTTCTACTTCTTGATGAGCCATTTAGTGGTGTTGATCCGATAAGTGTTACCGAGGTGCAAGACATAATTTTGGCTCTCAAAAAACGCGGCGTTGGCGTGCTGATAACGGATCATAATGTTCGCGAAACCCTTGCGATTGTGGATCGTGCCTATCTTGTTTACGACGGCAAGGTGTTATGTGAGGGGGAGCGCGACAAGCTTTTGACCGATGCCGATAGCCGGAGGCTCTATCTTGGCGAAAATTTTAAAATGTGA
- a CDS encoding LptA/OstA family protein, with amino-acid sequence MSFASFAFLSMVLSADNLMAGDVFSEISSDRLEISPKGNHMEFKFSGNVKIKNTEFQASADRVIVIAKPPKDQKSLESSPSFDAIKTIVAEGNATIQQGERRGVADRIEVDTDTCVIFLTGNAKVSDKVGVVCGDMNINYREKSVDIIGTEPRQVLVQINNNGPGDSEVAPKSDAKQNVTDGIDS; translated from the coding sequence ATGTCTTTTGCGTCCTTTGCGTTTTTGTCCATGGTTTTGTCGGCGGATAATTTGATGGCCGGTGATGTTTTTAGTGAAATATCCAGTGACAGACTTGAAATTTCACCGAAGGGCAATCATATGGAGTTTAAATTTTCCGGTAATGTTAAAATAAAAAATACCGAATTTCAGGCCAGTGCCGATAGGGTTATTGTGATTGCAAAACCGCCAAAGGATCAGAAAAGCTTGGAGAGTTCACCGAGTTTTGACGCAATAAAAACCATTGTGGCAGAAGGTAATGCGACGATTCAGCAGGGTGAAAGGCGTGGGGTTGCGGACAGGATTGAAGTGGATACCGATACCTGTGTGATTTTTTTGACTGGTAATGCCAAGGTTTCCGACAAGGTTGGTGTAGTTTGTGGCGATATGAATATAAATTATCGGGAGAAATCCGTTGATATTATCGGCACCGAGCCCAGGCAGGTGCTGGTTCAGATCAACAACAATGGGCCTGGCGATTCGGAAGTGGCCCCAAAAAGTGATGCAAAACAAAATGTTACAGACGGTATCGATAGCTAA
- a CDS encoding type II secretion system F family protein: MATFSYTGLDSSKKKTTGTINANDRKDAVRILNARGIQITSIAEKGAGGFGGAKTDKASGKKSGIGFGVNKSKIAYNFIKKFLQLYAGGLAVGDAVKIMRVRTKNPAEQVIAESIHKDICEGKTISDAMRSFSDVFGENIVCMIEAGEKTGNLLPIMRNLLDFLETKEAIKKKFISGMSYPIVVCCVATVVVLVFLFFLMPKIEKMLSSLGGDMPLITKVLMAVANFALSYGHWVLLCVIAAISLLISFRRTPNGKFATDCWMLKIPLIGAAIKENYYCQTSNLLGTLLGSGINTTEAMKLTENSSSNTLFKKNFLEAKKQILDGVSLCLAFEKNNVFPELALDILSVGENTGDIASSFKEVFHIYNQSLNDNLKRMTNIISTMAMGFAFGLVAALALSIVTSVMKLSTTMAK, translated from the coding sequence ATGGCTACTTTTAGTTATACGGGATTGGACTCCTCAAAGAAAAAAACAACTGGCACCATAAATGCTAATGATAGAAAAGATGCCGTAAGAATATTGAATGCCAGAGGGATACAAATCACCTCCATAGCTGAAAAAGGCGCCGGTGGTTTTGGCGGTGCAAAAACCGACAAGGCTTCTGGTAAAAAAAGTGGCATTGGGTTTGGAGTAAACAAATCAAAAATAGCCTATAATTTTATAAAAAAATTCCTGCAGTTATACGCCGGAGGTCTCGCCGTCGGCGATGCGGTAAAGATAATGCGCGTAAGGACTAAGAACCCAGCTGAACAGGTAATCGCCGAATCAATTCACAAGGACATATGCGAAGGTAAAACCATTTCTGACGCCATGAGAAGCTTCAGTGATGTGTTTGGAGAAAACATCGTGTGTATGATTGAAGCCGGTGAAAAAACCGGAAATTTACTGCCAATAATGCGTAACCTGTTGGATTTCCTTGAAACCAAAGAAGCGATCAAGAAAAAGTTCATATCCGGCATGTCCTATCCGATCGTTGTTTGCTGTGTCGCCACGGTGGTAGTACTGGTCTTTTTATTTTTCCTCATGCCTAAGATAGAGAAGATGCTATCGTCACTTGGTGGAGATATGCCATTGATCACAAAGGTGTTGATGGCCGTCGCGAATTTCGCTCTGAGCTATGGCCACTGGGTGCTGCTTTGCGTCATCGCAGCCATTTCGTTGCTAATCAGTTTCAGAAGAACACCAAATGGCAAGTTTGCCACCGATTGCTGGATGTTGAAAATACCTTTAATCGGCGCGGCTATAAAGGAAAATTACTACTGCCAAACCTCCAATCTTCTGGGCACATTACTTGGCAGCGGAATAAACACAACCGAAGCGATGAAGTTAACCGAAAATTCATCATCGAATACACTTTTTAAGAAAAATTTCCTGGAGGCAAAAAAACAAATACTAGACGGCGTATCGCTATGTTTGGCCTTCGAAAAAAACAACGTGTTCCCAGAATTAGCCCTGGACATATTATCCGTCGGTGAAAATACCGGCGATATTGCATCTTCTTTCAAAGAGGTTTTCCATATATATAATCAGAGCTTGAATGACAATCTGAAAAGGATGACCAATATCATTTCTACCATGGCCATGGGCTTTGCCTTTGGATTGGTTGCAGCACTGGCATTGAGCATAGTCACGAGCGTCATGAAGTTGAGTACCACCATGGCAAAGTAG
- the pnp gene encoding polyribonucleotide nucleotidyltransferase, translated as MKQLYNVKVDGLNMDFSTGSLARQANGSAVVTCGETSVFVSAVAANSVESDQDFFPLTVDYRERFNASGKIPGGYAKREGRPSEKEILTSRLCDRPLRPLFPKGFINEVQIIGTLLSADLQNEADVLMVNGASAALLCSDIPWAGPIGCIRLGYVDDEFVVNPTNDQMLESRLDLIYVGNERDMMMIEGNADQLSEEKFIEALEFAQEKIQPIISAQKALARECSKEKRQFELKVIDEKIFKICEKLNDELAAAVFQSSKILREKAVANVEEKVKEMLTAEFGKDEFDETQANLVMEKLQKNLYRKNIIDHGRRVDGRKINEIRPLSCQTGVLPCVHGSAIFQRGETQALVTTALGSSRDVQELDAITGGVESKSFILHYNFPPFSVGETGRTGGAGRREIGHGALAERSLAPVLPPESEFPYSIRVVSDILESNGSSSMASVCGGCLALMDAGVQITAPVSGISTGLVTELDRDGNIVKHVILTDIIGDEDHFGDMDFKVSGTARGITGFQLDLKIKGLPLSIAREAIFRNKIDRAKILEAMLAVQPKPREDLRENAPRVKALKIDPDKIGALIGPGGKNIKRITELTGAQIDINEDNSGNLLVFSNNKEMLDQAISQIMLVSAEIEVGKTYRSIVKSMKEFGVFVECIPGKEGLVHISELDDNRIERVEDVCNIGDEIIVKCVGIDDNGKVRLSRKAALCEARNEAYEAKLPPKRNNNTNRHRGKFARR; from the coding sequence ATGAAACAGTTATATAATGTAAAAGTAGATGGGCTGAATATGGATTTTTCGACCGGAAGCCTTGCTAGGCAAGCCAATGGTTCAGCAGTAGTAACCTGTGGGGAAACGAGTGTATTTGTAAGCGCAGTGGCGGCAAATTCTGTGGAATCAGACCAGGATTTCTTCCCATTAACCGTAGATTACAGGGAAAGATTCAATGCATCGGGGAAAATACCCGGCGGTTATGCCAAACGCGAAGGCAGGCCATCGGAAAAGGAAATTCTAACATCCCGGCTCTGTGATAGACCACTCAGGCCATTGTTTCCAAAGGGGTTTATTAACGAAGTCCAAATAATCGGAACATTATTGTCGGCGGATTTACAAAATGAAGCCGATGTACTTATGGTCAACGGAGCTTCGGCGGCACTTCTGTGTTCTGACATACCCTGGGCTGGCCCGATAGGTTGCATAAGATTGGGATACGTTGATGACGAATTTGTTGTGAACCCTACAAACGATCAAATGTTGGAATCCAGGCTTGACTTGATATACGTTGGTAATGAAAGAGATATGATGATGATCGAAGGAAACGCCGATCAACTTTCGGAAGAAAAATTCATAGAAGCACTGGAGTTTGCCCAGGAAAAAATCCAGCCAATAATATCTGCACAAAAAGCTCTTGCCAGGGAATGTTCGAAGGAAAAAAGGCAGTTTGAATTGAAGGTTATCGATGAAAAAATTTTTAAAATTTGTGAAAAACTAAACGATGAACTCGCCGCTGCCGTATTCCAGAGCTCTAAGATTTTAAGGGAAAAGGCTGTAGCTAACGTTGAAGAGAAGGTCAAAGAAATGTTGACTGCCGAATTTGGCAAAGATGAGTTCGACGAAACCCAGGCGAATCTAGTCATGGAAAAGCTACAAAAAAATCTATATAGAAAAAATATCATTGACCATGGCCGACGGGTCGATGGCCGTAAGATCAACGAGATCCGGCCCTTATCATGTCAGACCGGCGTACTTCCCTGCGTCCATGGATCGGCTATTTTCCAACGTGGTGAAACCCAAGCGCTTGTAACTACGGCACTTGGATCCAGCCGCGATGTACAAGAACTCGATGCCATAACCGGTGGAGTCGAGTCGAAGAGCTTTATTCTTCATTATAATTTTCCACCGTTTTCCGTTGGCGAAACGGGTAGAACCGGAGGTGCTGGCCGCCGAGAAATAGGCCATGGTGCTCTGGCGGAAAGGTCTTTGGCACCGGTTCTCCCACCGGAATCCGAGTTCCCCTATTCCATAAGGGTTGTGTCAGACATTCTCGAATCAAACGGATCTTCTTCCATGGCAAGCGTTTGTGGTGGATGCCTAGCGCTTATGGATGCCGGCGTACAAATAACGGCACCTGTATCCGGCATATCCACGGGCCTGGTCACGGAACTGGACAGGGATGGAAACATCGTTAAGCATGTGATTCTGACAGACATAATAGGCGACGAGGACCATTTCGGCGACATGGATTTCAAGGTCTCTGGGACGGCCCGGGGCATCACCGGCTTTCAGCTTGACCTGAAAATCAAAGGCCTCCCGCTTTCCATCGCCAGGGAAGCCATATTCAGGAACAAAATAGACCGGGCGAAAATATTAGAAGCTATGTTGGCTGTGCAACCTAAACCAAGAGAAGATCTTAGAGAAAACGCACCGAGAGTAAAGGCGTTGAAAATAGACCCGGATAAAATCGGAGCGCTGATTGGACCGGGTGGCAAAAACATAAAGAGGATAACGGAACTCACTGGCGCACAAATAGATATAAACGAAGACAATAGCGGAAATTTACTGGTCTTTTCGAACAACAAGGAAATGCTCGATCAGGCCATTTCACAGATCATGCTGGTTTCCGCTGAAATAGAGGTGGGCAAGACCTATCGCAGCATAGTCAAATCCATGAAAGAATTTGGCGTCTTTGTCGAGTGTATCCCTGGCAAAGAAGGACTTGTGCATATTTCCGAGCTTGATGACAACCGGATCGAACGTGTGGAAGATGTGTGCAATATCGGCGACGAAATAATTGTGAAGTGCGTCGGAATTGACGATAATGGCAAGGTGAGACTGAGTCGTAAGGCCGCACTTTGCGAAGCCCGCAACGAAGCCTATGAAGCCAAATTGCCTCCAAAAAGGAACAATAATACCAACAGGCATCGAGGAAAATTTGCCCGAAGATAG
- a CDS encoding AAA family ATPase: MLYCFRGSGNPLEEITKKLGEIFEKSGVGTVSFSTKINPEGDKSAGGDEPSGGERDLDTVSKIKSFNLKPIEVKEYLDKFVIYQDEAKKVLAVAVCDHYNHVRRCISEGDKHLRDNDYNKQNLLLFGPTGVGKTYLVKTIARLIGVPFVKADATKFSETGYAGADVDDLVRDLVKAADGNVDLAQYGIIFIDEIDKIANVSSGDTRDISGRGVQINLLKLMEETDVNILSQTDIMNQMRAFMTSSFNRKNKAEKINTQHILFIVSGAFDRILEITAKRLGHTKIGFGGTDSKTMVDDFDVLQQVSTEDLIKYGFEPEFIGRLPVRVACRALGKAELKKILTSSKGSILKQYIDDFAGYGIKLSVAEEALGKIADLAEKEKTGARGLLTILERIFRNLKFELPSTSVKVLDISADDIDDPDKLLAELIEKSKEENF, from the coding sequence ATGTTATACTGCTTTAGAGGCTCAGGTAATCCGCTTGAGGAGATTACAAAAAAGCTTGGTGAAATTTTTGAAAAAAGTGGTGTTGGGACGGTGTCTTTCTCAACAAAAATTAATCCCGAAGGAGATAAAAGTGCTGGTGGTGACGAACCTTCCGGCGGAGAAAGGGACCTGGATACCGTTAGTAAAATAAAGTCATTCAATCTAAAACCCATTGAAGTTAAGGAATATCTCGATAAATTTGTGATCTATCAAGATGAGGCCAAAAAGGTGTTGGCCGTGGCGGTGTGTGACCATTATAATCATGTGCGGAGATGTATTTCCGAGGGCGATAAGCACCTGCGTGACAATGACTACAATAAACAGAACCTGTTGTTATTTGGGCCTACCGGTGTGGGCAAGACCTATCTGGTCAAAACCATCGCCAGGCTAATCGGCGTTCCTTTTGTAAAGGCCGATGCCACAAAGTTTTCCGAAACAGGATATGCGGGCGCCGATGTGGACGATTTGGTTCGGGACCTGGTCAAGGCCGCCGATGGCAATGTGGATTTGGCCCAGTATGGTATTATTTTCATAGATGAAATCGATAAAATTGCCAACGTTTCGTCCGGCGATACCCGTGATATATCCGGCCGTGGCGTGCAGATAAATCTACTGAAATTGATGGAAGAGACAGATGTTAACATCTTGAGCCAGACCGACATAATGAACCAAATGCGGGCGTTTATGACAAGCTCGTTCAATAGGAAAAATAAGGCCGAGAAGATAAATACGCAGCATATCCTGTTCATAGTTAGCGGGGCTTTTGATCGTATACTGGAAATCACAGCTAAGCGTCTGGGCCATACCAAGATAGGCTTTGGCGGAACCGATAGCAAAACCATGGTCGATGATTTCGATGTTTTGCAACAAGTTAGTACTGAGGATCTTATAAAATATGGATTTGAGCCAGAATTTATCGGTAGGCTACCGGTGCGAGTGGCTTGCAGGGCTCTGGGCAAGGCCGAACTCAAAAAAATTCTGACTTCCTCAAAAGGGTCCATATTGAAGCAGTACATCGATGATTTTGCCGGCTATGGCATAAAATTGAGTGTCGCCGAGGAGGCTTTGGGAAAAATAGCCGACTTGGCCGAGAAGGAAAAGACCGGAGCCAGGGGATTGTTGACAATTTTGGAGCGAATATTTCGTAATCTTAAATTTGAATTGCCGTCCACGTCGGTAAAAGTATTGGACATTTCCGCCGATGATATCGATGATCCGGACAAATTGTTGGCCGAATTGATCGAAAAGTCCAAAGAGGAAAATTTTTAG
- a CDS encoding type B 50S ribosomal protein L31 codes for MKKGIHPESRPVCFVDISTGRKFLTMSTVHSKKKEVIEGVEYYVVVKDVTSDSHPAYTGEKRFVDAAGRVEKFNSKFRRCRK; via the coding sequence ATGAAAAAGGGAATACATCCAGAGTCTAGGCCGGTTTGTTTTGTGGACATATCGACCGGAAGGAAGTTTCTTACCATGTCCACGGTCCATTCAAAGAAAAAGGAAGTGATCGAGGGTGTGGAGTATTATGTTGTGGTCAAGGATGTTACGTCCGATTCCCATCCTGCCTATACCGGCGAGAAGAGATTTGTTGATGCGGCTGGTCGAGTGGAGAAGTTTAATTCGAAATTCCGACGCTGCAGAAAATAG